Proteins from one Candidatus Thermoplasmatota archaeon genomic window:
- a CDS encoding RNA methyltransferase, which translates to MFSVILVEPKYDGNIGAVARVMKNFSFSNLILVKPCKIGEEAYKRAMHGVDILENAKVVTNFEEAIARLDYAIGTTSIANISERKYLRIALTPSELAEKVAKLNADIGLIFGKEDFGLSKEELKKCDLLVSIPCDKEYPVMNVAHAAAVILYELRKAGTKIKTAKRASKFETTILFNKFSELLDLIDYPEHRKDNTRIMFRRIIGRATLSQREFYNLAGILSRASKLIKEEKKMRKY; encoded by the coding sequence GTGCAGTTGCAAGGGTAATGAAAAATTTTTCGTTCTCAAACTTGATATTGGTAAAGCCCTGCAAAATTGGCGAAGAAGCTTATAAAAGAGCAATGCATGGTGTAGATATTCTAGAAAATGCAAAAGTAGTAACTAATTTTGAAGAAGCTATAGCTCGGCTAGATTATGCAATAGGCACTACAAGTATTGCAAATATCTCAGAAAGAAAGTATTTGAGAATTGCACTCACGCCAAGCGAACTTGCAGAAAAAGTCGCTAAGCTAAATGCTGATATAGGCTTGATATTTGGAAAAGAAGATTTTGGACTGAGCAAAGAGGAGCTAAAAAAATGCGATTTGTTAGTGAGCATTCCGTGTGATAAAGAATATCCGGTAATGAATGTAGCGCATGCTGCAGCCGTAATTTTATATGAGTTAAGGAAGGCAGGCACTAAAATAAAAACAGCAAAGCGTGCAAGTAAATTTGAAACGACAATCTTGTTTAATAAATTCTCCGAACTACTCGATTTGATAGACTACCCAGAGCACAGAAAAGACAATACAAGAATTATGTTTAGGAGAATTATAGGAAGGGCAACGCTATCGCAACGCGAATTTTATAATTTAGCTGGTATTTTAAGTAGAGCTAGCAAACTAATAAAAGAGGAAAAAAAAATGCGAAAATATTAA